In Buchnera aphidicola (Eriosoma grossulariae), a genomic segment contains:
- a CDS encoding valine--tRNA ligase: protein MKTKYQPQYIEEKIYHFWEKNNLFRPNKNIKKNNFCIVIPPPNITGDLHMGHAFQQTIMDIIIRYHRMQGKNTLWQVGTDHAGIATQILVEKKLELEEGKKRIEYTRSEFIEKIWKWKSKFNLSINNQMKKLGNSVDWKNERFTLDKGMSIAVKTAFIQLYKDKLIYQRKKISNWDVQLQTVISDLEVEHRDVNGLVYWIKYFIFSKEKNNLDKNYLLIETTRPETLLGDVALAVHPEDGRYQKYIGLYVLVPIINRLIPIIADTHINQNQGTGCVKITPAHDFHDYKIALIHKLPMINIYTLDGKIREKLQIFDYSGNFSKIYDDSIPVELQQLNLNLARKNIINKLIELNLLKKTISKILTLPYGDRSGKIIEPMLTNQWYLSTSLLAKEAIQAVRDGRIEFIPKKYEKIYFSWMNNIEDWCISRQLWWGHQIPIWFDKNKNVFVGHNEEDVRKNYKISPETILVQETDVLDTWFSSALWTFSSLGWPADTEYFKLFHSTDLLVTGFDIIFFWISRMIMLTMYLIKDDQGNSQVPFKKILITGLIRDEIGQKMSKSKGNVLDPLDMINGINLIELIRKRTKNMIKPELKKIISQRTKLSFPNGIEESGTDALRFTFASLSLLNKNINWDHSRLKSYRNFCNKLWNASRFVIINCQELDLNIFGIDNSTFVFDQWIKIELNETIKNYRIALDNYRFDKAANILYDFVWNKFCDWYLELSKVILRDSNQIQKQKTQYTLLILLEQILRLAHPIIPYITESIWKRLPLFMNNKCNQSIMIQKFPKSYVIPENKKIILEDIVWIQEIICELRNFKINFNLSKKNLLSLFFKNVNIKSKKYLSKYGDFLIKILNLKNFTILNEHDICPIGIKIHIVGLECIIVHHTLLNKNMIKYQFTNIKNKYNYVKKQIQICKKKLSDDNFLTRAPKEIINKEQNKLLELKNKQNKLKNYIQ from the coding sequence ATGAAAACTAAATATCAACCTCAATATATTGAAGAAAAAATATATCATTTTTGGGAAAAAAATAATTTATTCAGGCCTAATAAAAACATTAAAAAAAATAATTTTTGTATAGTAATACCACCTCCAAATATTACTGGTGATTTACATATGGGGCATGCATTTCAACAGACTATTATGGACATAATAATTCGATATCATCGTATGCAAGGTAAAAATACATTATGGCAGGTAGGTACTGATCATGCTGGTATTGCTACTCAAATTTTAGTAGAAAAAAAATTAGAATTAGAAGAAGGGAAAAAAAGAATAGAATATACACGTTCTGAATTTATTGAAAAAATATGGAAATGGAAATCAAAATTTAATCTTTCTATTAATAATCAAATGAAGAAACTAGGGAATTCTGTTGATTGGAAAAATGAAAGATTTACACTAGATAAAGGAATGTCTATTGCTGTAAAAACAGCTTTTATTCAATTATATAAAGACAAATTAATTTACCAAAGAAAAAAAATTTCAAACTGGGATGTACAATTACAAACTGTTATTTCTGATTTAGAAGTAGAACATCGTGATGTCAATGGATTAGTATATTGGATTAAGTATTTTATATTTAGTAAAGAAAAAAATAATTTAGATAAAAATTATTTATTAATTGAGACTACTAGACCAGAAACATTATTAGGAGATGTAGCTCTAGCGGTACATCCTGAAGATGGAAGATATCAAAAATATATTGGTTTATATGTTTTAGTACCAATTATTAATCGTCTTATTCCAATTATTGCTGATACTCATATTAATCAAAATCAAGGAACTGGTTGTGTAAAAATAACACCTGCTCATGATTTCCATGATTATAAAATAGCTTTAATTCATAAATTACCAATGATAAATATTTATACATTAGATGGTAAAATTAGAGAAAAATTACAAATTTTTGATTATTCTGGTAATTTTTCTAAAATCTATGATGATTCTATTCCTGTTGAACTACAACAATTAAATTTAAATTTAGCAAGAAAAAATATTATTAATAAATTAATAGAATTAAATTTATTAAAAAAAACAATATCTAAAATACTGACATTACCATATGGTGATCGCAGTGGTAAGATTATAGAACCTATGTTGACTAATCAATGGTATTTAAGTACTTCTTTATTAGCTAAAGAAGCTATTCAAGCTGTCAGAGATGGAAGGATTGAATTTATACCTAAAAAATATGAAAAAATTTATTTTTCTTGGATGAACAATATTGAAGATTGGTGTATTTCTCGTCAATTATGGTGGGGGCATCAAATTCCTATTTGGTTTGATAAAAACAAAAATGTATTTGTCGGACATAATGAAGAAGATGTCAGGAAAAATTATAAAATATCTCCTGAAACAATATTAGTTCAAGAAACAGATGTATTAGATACTTGGTTTTCTTCAGCTTTATGGACATTTAGTTCTTTAGGTTGGCCAGCAGATACTGAGTATTTTAAATTATTTCATAGTACTGATTTATTAGTTACTGGTTTTGATATTATTTTTTTTTGGATTTCTAGAATGATTATGTTAACAATGTATTTAATTAAAGATGATCAAGGAAACAGTCAGGTTCCATTTAAAAAAATTTTAATTACTGGACTCATTCGGGATGAAATTGGACAAAAAATGTCTAAATCTAAAGGTAATGTTTTAGATCCATTAGATATGATAAACGGTATTAATTTAATTGAACTGATTCGAAAAAGGACTAAAAATATGATTAAACCTGAATTAAAAAAAATCATATCTCAAAGAACAAAATTATCTTTTCCAAATGGTATTGAAGAATCAGGAACAGATGCTTTAAGATTTACATTTGCTTCATTATCTTTATTGAATAAAAATATTAATTGGGATCATAGTCGTTTAAAGAGTTATCGAAATTTTTGTAACAAATTATGGAATGCTAGTCGTTTTGTAATAATCAATTGTCAAGAATTAGATTTGAATATATTTGGTATTGATAATAGCACTTTTGTTTTTGATCAATGGATTAAAATTGAATTAAATGAAACTATTAAGAATTATCGAATAGCTTTAGATAATTACAGATTTGATAAAGCAGCAAATATTTTATATGATTTTGTTTGGAATAAGTTTTGTGATTGGTATTTGGAATTATCTAAAGTTATTTTACGTGATTCAAATCAGATTCAAAAACAAAAAACTCAATATACATTATTAATACTGTTAGAACAAATTTTAAGATTAGCGCATCCTATTATTCCATATATTACTGAAAGTATTTGGAAACGGTTACCATTATTTATGAATAACAAATGTAATCAAAGTATTATGATTCAAAAATTTCCAAAATCTTATGTTATTCCTGAAAATAAAAAAATAATATTAGAAGATATTGTTTGGATTCAAGAAATAATTTGTGAATTGAGAAATTTTAAAATTAATTTCAATTTAAGTAAAAAAAATTTATTAAGTTTGTTTTTTAAAAATGTTAACATAAAAAGTAAAAAATATTTAAGTAAATATGGGGATTTTTTAATTAAAATATTAAATTTAAAAAATTTTACTATTTTAAATGAACATGATATTTGTCCTATTGGTATAAAAATACATATTGTTGGATTAGAATGTATTATTGTACATCATACATTATTAAATAAAAATATGATTAAATATCAATTTACAAACATAAAAAACAAGTATAATTATGTTAAAAAACAAATTCAAATTTGTAAAAAAAAATTATCTGATGATAATTTTTTAACCAGAGCACCAAAAGAGATTATTAATAAAGAACAAAATAAATTATTAGAATTAAAAAATAAACAAAATAAATTAAAAAATTATATTCAATAA
- a CDS encoding rhodanese-related sulfurtransferase, translating into MLHLCNLISNKKLKNQVMIESQSRITLSFYKYFNICNPILFRNNLYIFFNRLNILGRVYIAQEGINAQISVPEKIFFSFSSILSQFSSIFDDIHINQSIDNSNFSFWVLRIKVRKKIVSDGLNDTKFNIKKTGIYLNAESVNNMYSDPESVFVDMRNSYEYKIGHFDRAINIKKNTFRDQLKIIIDELIPYKYKNIVMYCTGGIRCEKSSAWLKYHNFKYVYQIKNGIIGYIHEARKKNLPIYFKGKNFVFDSRLVEKISDDVISYCRQCNCPCDSYVNCNYQKCHLLFIQCIKCNYKFNQCCSYLCQNKLNNYKK; encoded by the coding sequence ATGTTACATTTATGTAATTTAATTTCTAATAAAAAATTAAAAAATCAAGTTATGATTGAATCTCAATCTAGGATTACTCTTTCTTTTTATAAATATTTTAATATTTGTAATCCAATATTATTTCGAAATAATTTATATATTTTTTTTAATCGTTTAAATATTTTAGGTAGAGTATATATTGCTCAAGAAGGTATTAATGCTCAAATCAGTGTTCCTGAAAAAATTTTTTTTTCATTTAGTAGTATTTTATCACAATTTTCTAGTATATTTGATGATATTCATATTAATCAATCTATAGATAATAGTAATTTTTCATTTTGGGTTTTAAGAATAAAAGTACGAAAAAAAATCGTTTCTGATGGTCTTAATGATACAAAATTTAATATTAAAAAAACTGGTATATATTTGAACGCTGAATCAGTTAATAATATGTATTCTGATCCAGAATCTGTTTTTGTAGATATGAGAAATAGTTACGAATATAAAATTGGTCATTTTGATCGAGCAATTAATATCAAAAAAAATACTTTTCGTGATCAATTAAAAATTATTATTGATGAATTAATTCCTTATAAATATAAAAATATTGTGATGTATTGTACTGGAGGTATTCGATGCGAAAAATCTTCGGCATGGTTAAAATATCATAATTTTAAATATGTTTATCAAATTAAAAATGGTATTATCGGTTATATTCATGAAGCTCGTAAAAAAAATTTACCAATTTATTTTAAGGGTAAAAATTTTGTATTTGATTCGAGATTAGTTGAAAAAATTTCAGATGATGTAATATCTTATTGTAGACAATGTAATTGTCCTTGTGATAGTTATGTTAATTGTAATTATCAAAAATGTCATTTATTATTTATACAATGTATAAAATGTAATTATAAGTTTAATCAATGTTGCTCATATTTATGTCAAAATAAATTAAATAATTATAAAAAATAA
- a CDS encoding RidA family protein produces the protein MMSSIYTINAPKPIGPYSQAITFKNFIITSGQIPIDIKSNTIPKNINEQTYITLKNIKSILIAANFNIKNIVKTTIYIVNMEEIDQINQTYETFFIKNNVSYFPSRTCIEVSALPQKVKIEIEAIAYKNDK, from the coding sequence ATAATGTCTAGTATATATACAATTAATGCACCAAAACCAATAGGTCCTTATTCACAAGCTATTACATTCAAAAATTTTATTATTACTTCAGGACAAATACCCATAGATATTAAATCAAATACTATTCCTAAAAATATTAATGAACAAACATATATTACTTTAAAAAACATTAAATCTATTTTAATTGCAGCTAATTTTAATATTAAAAATATTGTAAAAACGACAATATATATTGTTAATATGGAAGAAATAGACCAAATTAATCAAACATATGAAACATTTTTTATAAAAAATAATGTATCATACTTTCCATCAAGAACATGTATAGAAGTTTCAGCGTTACCTCAAAAAGTTAAAATTGAAATTGAAGCGATTGCATATAAAAATGACAAGTAA
- a CDS encoding leucyl aminopeptidase, protein MHYSITHSLKENSNIDCLVLFLFSSISFSSSVKDIDDFNSNYISHLIANKDFNQDIGNNLLLHNINYFNIKKILLIGCGKINDLKIYSYKKIIQNSIQILLKNNIKNVIYIIQDLNLNNRDIYWKIRLAIEYIENQLYLFNKFKSKIVRNDFVLSEIIFHILLKKDLPYVQLAIKHASSIVLGIKETKDISNTPPNICNPLFLVEKAKYLSELYKENIYIDIIDEVKMKQLGMHAYLAVSQGSKNQSYMTVIKYHGNNYNNNYQDIVFIGKGVTFDSGGLSIKPALNMHYMKYDMCGAAAIYGVLLIVAKLKLPINIIGVMATCENMPGGNSLRPGDILQTMSNKTVEVLNTDAEGRLILCDVLTYVERFNPKIVIDVATLTGACVVALGTHITGLMSNSNSLSKSLIIAGKQTNDIVWRLPIIDEYQKDLNSYVADMTNIGHNSAGAIVASCFLSQFAHKYKWAHLDIAGTAWLSGNGKGATGRPVSLLVQFILNMLNN, encoded by the coding sequence ATGCATTATAGTATAACTCATTCTTTAAAAGAAAATTCAAATATTGATTGTCTTGTGCTATTTTTATTTTCTTCAATTTCTTTTTCTTCAAGTGTAAAAGATATTGATGATTTTAATTCTAACTATATTAGTCATTTAATTGCAAATAAAGATTTTAATCAAGATATTGGGAATAATTTATTATTACATAATATTAATTATTTTAATATTAAAAAAATTTTATTAATTGGTTGTGGTAAAATCAATGATTTAAAGATATATTCATATAAAAAAATTATTCAAAATAGTATTCAAATTTTATTAAAAAATAATATAAAAAATGTAATATATATTATACAAGATTTAAATTTAAATAATAGAGATATATATTGGAAAATACGATTAGCTATAGAGTATATAGAAAATCAATTATATTTATTTAACAAATTTAAATCAAAAATAGTCCGAAATGATTTTGTTTTATCAGAAATAATATTTCATATTTTGCTTAAAAAAGATTTACCATATGTTCAATTAGCTATTAAACATGCTTCTTCAATTGTTTTAGGTATTAAAGAAACAAAAGATATTAGTAACACACCTCCTAATATTTGCAATCCTTTATTTTTAGTTGAAAAAGCAAAATATTTATCTGAATTATATAAAGAGAATATTTATATTGATATTATTGATGAAGTTAAAATGAAACAATTAGGTATGCATGCATATTTAGCAGTTAGTCAAGGTTCTAAAAATCAATCATACATGACTGTAATTAAATATCATGGTAATAATTATAATAATAATTATCAAGATATTGTATTTATAGGAAAAGGGGTTACTTTTGATTCGGGCGGATTGTCTATAAAACCTGCTTTAAATATGCACTATATGAAATATGATATGTGTGGGGCTGCAGCTATATACGGAGTATTGTTAATAGTAGCAAAATTAAAGTTACCAATTAATATTATTGGAGTAATGGCTACTTGTGAAAATATGCCAGGTGGTAATTCCTTGCGACCTGGTGATATATTACAAACGATGTCAAACAAAACTGTAGAAGTTTTAAATACAGATGCAGAAGGTCGATTAATTTTATGTGATGTTTTAACTTATGTGGAAAGATTTAATCCTAAAATTGTAATAGATGTGGCTACTTTAACAGGTGCTTGTGTTGTAGCATTAGGAACACATATAACAGGTTTGATGTCAAATAGTAATTCTTTATCAAAATCTTTAATTATTGCTGGAAAACAAACAAACGATATAGTATGGAGATTACCAATTATTGATGAATATCAAAAAGATTTAAATTCCTATGTAGCTGATATGACTAATATAGGTCATAATTCTGCAGGAGCTATTGTAGCTTCTTGTTTTCTTTCTCAATTTGCACACAAATATAAATGGGCACATTTGGATATTGCTGGCACGGCATGGTTATCGGGAAATGGAAAAGGAGCAACTGGAAGACCAGTTTCTTTATTAGTACAATTTATATTAAACATGTTAAATAATTAA
- the argF gene encoding ornithine carbamoyltransferase, translated as MINLYQKSLLRLFDITKQEINYLINFSKILKKNKKNKTEQQYLKKKNIVLIFEKESTRTRCAFEVAAFDQGANITYLGPKDTHLGSKESIKDTSQVLSSMYDGIQYRGHNHQNIEILSKYSKKPVWNGLTEKFHPTQLLADLLTIEENINKKKDLSEITLSYVGDASNNICNSILEAAALIGFNFKIVAPKKYWPEKKFFDICQNKIEKHKKKIICTENIQEGVKNTDFIYTDVWISMGEQKKKWEEKIFFLKKYQVNEYMLNLTNNPEIKILHCLPALHNSETKIGKEILNISGLKDGLEITNTVFKLNNNIIFQQAENRLHTIKALIISTLIM; from the coding sequence ATGATTAATTTATATCAAAAAAGTTTACTTAGATTATTCGATATTACCAAACAAGAAATTAATTATTTAATTAATTTCTCAAAAATTTTAAAAAAAAATAAAAAAAATAAAACAGAACAACAATACTTAAAAAAAAAAAATATAGTGTTAATTTTTGAAAAAGAATCTACAAGAACTAGATGTGCTTTTGAAGTAGCTGCTTTTGATCAAGGAGCTAATATTACATATTTAGGACCAAAAGATACACATTTAGGATCTAAAGAATCAATTAAAGATACTAGTCAAGTTCTTAGTAGTATGTATGATGGTATTCAATATCGAGGACATAATCATCAAAATATTGAAATATTATCAAAATATTCTAAAAAACCCGTATGGAATGGATTAACTGAAAAATTCCATCCTACACAATTATTAGCCGATTTATTAACTATAGAAGAAAATATTAATAAAAAAAAAGATTTATCTGAAATTACGTTGTCATACGTTGGAGATGCTAGTAATAATATATGTAATAGTATACTTGAAGCAGCTGCCTTAATTGGATTTAACTTTAAAATAGTTGCCCCTAAAAAATATTGGCCAGAAAAAAAATTTTTTGATATCTGTCAAAATAAAATTGAAAAACACAAAAAAAAAATAATATGTACTGAAAACATTCAAGAAGGTGTAAAAAATACAGATTTTATCTATACTGATGTTTGGATTTCCATGGGAGAACAGAAAAAAAAATGGGAAGAGAAAATTTTTTTTCTAAAAAAATATCAAGTAAATGAATATATGCTGAATTTAACAAATAATCCTGAAATCAAAATTTTACATTGTTTACCTGCATTACATAATAGTGAAACAAAAATAGGGAAAGAAATATTAAATATATCAGGATTAAAAGATGGATTAGAAATCACTAACACAGTATTCAAATTAAATAATAATATAATCTTTCAACAAGCTGAAAATAGACTTCATACTATCAAAGCATTAATTATATCTACATTAATTATGTGA